The Ignavibacteriales bacterium genome has a segment encoding these proteins:
- a CDS encoding hemolysin family protein, whose product MDYSLYSKILLLLICFLFSAFFSGSEVALFSFNKKKIREFKKEHRIIGGYIQLLLDHPKRLLVTILLGNTIVNVAASIISVVIALEIASTFKISVGIALFVQITLLTILILLLGETTPKLWAQKYPLQFAKLVAIPLYWISIIFYPVSKILTDLLVFVTSRFNFDKSKSVLQGTEITDLADLSIEKGTIEEGEHELIHGIVSFKTVTAREIMTPRVDITAISIDESFDELMKIINESGHSRIPLYENSLDKISGIIYAKDILPFLKNPESRKTLSFRNIAREALFVPETKLINELLHEFQEKNMHLGIVVDEYGGTSGLISLEDILEEVVGEIRDEYDKEENEISKLSDTSYMILGKVSIDELNDLLGKDYSSENDDYDTIGGFIFNHAGSIPKQGFHFIHNNYKFTVTEVVNNRINKVLVEKITY is encoded by the coding sequence TTGGACTATAGTTTATATTCTAAAATTCTGCTTTTACTAATCTGCTTTTTATTCTCTGCTTTTTTTTCCGGATCAGAAGTTGCTCTTTTTTCTTTTAATAAAAAGAAAATTAGAGAATTTAAAAAGGAGCATAGAATAATCGGCGGGTATATTCAACTGCTTTTAGATCATCCCAAAAGACTGCTCGTTACAATACTTCTTGGGAATACAATTGTAAACGTTGCGGCATCTATAATTTCAGTTGTAATTGCTTTAGAGATTGCAAGTACATTTAAAATTTCCGTCGGGATTGCTCTATTTGTTCAAATAACATTACTGACAATATTAATTTTATTGTTAGGTGAAACTACTCCTAAACTATGGGCACAAAAATATCCTCTTCAATTTGCAAAGTTGGTTGCTATTCCTCTCTATTGGATCAGCATAATATTCTATCCAGTTTCAAAGATATTGACCGATCTTTTAGTTTTCGTAACATCACGTTTTAATTTTGATAAATCTAAATCTGTTCTTCAAGGAACAGAAATAACCGATCTTGCCGATTTAAGTATTGAGAAAGGAACCATCGAAGAGGGAGAACACGAACTTATCCATGGAATAGTTTCTTTCAAAACGGTTACAGCACGTGAAATAATGACTCCGAGAGTTGATATCACTGCTATATCTATAGATGAAAGCTTTGATGAATTAATGAAAATTATAAATGAATCTGGACACAGCAGAATTCCATTGTATGAAAATAGTTTGGATAAAATAAGCGGTATCATCTACGCAAAAGATATACTGCCTTTTTTAAAGAATCCCGAATCAAGAAAAACACTATCTTTCAGAAACATTGCAAGGGAAGCTCTATTTGTTCCGGAAACAAAATTGATTAACGAACTGCTTCATGAATTTCAAGAAAAGAATATGCATTTGGGAATTGTTGTTGATGAATACGGAGGTACTTCCGGACTAATATCTCTTGAAGATATTCTGGAAGAAGTAGTAGGCGAAATACGTGATGAGTACGACAAAGAAGAAAATGAAATTTCTAAATTGAGCGATACCAGTTATATGATTTTAGGAAAAGTTTCGATTGATGAACTTAATGATTTGCTGGGTAAAGATTATTCATCTGAGAATGACGACTACGATACTATTGGCGGATTTATATTTAACCATGCGGGAAGTATTCCCAAGCAAGGTTTTCATTTCATTCACAATAACTATAAATTTACTGTAACGGAAGTTGTAAACAACCGAATCAATAAAGTACTTGTTGAAAAAATCACATACTAA
- the mnmA gene encoding tRNA 2-thiouridine(34) synthase MnmA, with the protein MNEKRVIVAMSGGVDSSVAAALLHKQGYEVIGVTMKTWGFMEVGGAPKHESGCCSLDAIFDAKNVATSFGIPHYTVDFTKAFEEAVIDNFVDEYVNGRTPNPCVVCNRKIKWEELLKKADSLDAKYVATGHYACVEHNVSLNRFSLKYSTDQRKDQTYALWGLTQESLSRTLFPLGGYTKEEVRRLATEFGLKTANKPDSQEICFVADDNYERFLRERAPEVVEKIQGGNLVYHGETVGKHRGIPFYTVGQRKGLGVTLGKPVYVKSIDQETNTVEIADKDELLEDVCVANEINYVSKSELKKDEIVFGKIRYSDKASLAVVIDANEKEIKIKFNEPKNAVTPGQSLVLYDEQGYVLAGGIIQKKTD; encoded by the coding sequence GTGAACGAAAAACGAGTTATAGTAGCAATGAGCGGCGGTGTTGATTCATCTGTTGCTGCAGCGCTTTTACACAAACAAGGTTACGAAGTTATTGGTGTAACTATGAAAACGTGGGGATTCATGGAAGTCGGCGGTGCGCCGAAACATGAATCCGGATGTTGCTCATTAGACGCAATATTTGATGCAAAGAATGTTGCAACTTCATTCGGTATACCGCATTATACGGTTGACTTCACAAAAGCATTCGAAGAAGCTGTGATAGATAATTTTGTTGATGAATATGTCAACGGCAGAACTCCTAATCCATGTGTGGTTTGTAATAGAAAAATTAAATGGGAGGAACTTCTAAAGAAAGCAGATTCGCTTGATGCAAAGTATGTCGCAACCGGTCATTATGCATGTGTGGAGCATAACGTTTCATTGAATCGTTTTTCATTGAAATATTCTACGGATCAGAGGAAAGATCAGACATATGCACTTTGGGGTTTAACACAGGAAAGTTTGAGCAGGACGCTATTTCCATTGGGTGGCTACACAAAAGAAGAGGTACGCAGGCTCGCAACTGAATTCGGTTTAAAAACTGCTAACAAACCGGACAGTCAAGAAATTTGTTTTGTTGCGGATGATAATTATGAAAGATTTTTGAGAGAAAGAGCACCGGAAGTTGTTGAAAAAATTCAAGGCGGCAATCTTGTCTATCATGGAGAGACGGTCGGAAAGCATCGCGGAATTCCATTTTATACAGTAGGTCAAAGAAAAGGACTTGGAGTGACTCTTGGTAAACCAGTCTATGTGAAGAGTATCGATCAAGAGACTAATACGGTTGAAATTGCCGACAAGGATGAACTGCTTGAAGATGTTTGTGTTGCAAATGAAATCAACTACGTCAGCAAATCCGAATTAAAAAAAGATGAAATTGTTTTTGGAAAGATTAGGTATAGTGATAAAGCATCATTGGCAGTAGTTATTGATGCTAACGAAAAAGAAATCAAAATAAAATTTAATGAACCTAAAAATGCAGTTACTCCTGGGCAATCGCTTGTTTTGTACGATGAACAAGGGTATGTGCTGGCGGGAGGTATAATTCAGAAAAAAACTGATTAG
- a CDS encoding MlaD family protein, with translation MKDQRKTEIKVGITVFFGLLIFLWVLGWAKNWTINAQRKEVNVEFPSVAGLEVGDPVTINGVRKGYVDEITIKSNKVNTLLNLPLDVILKEDAKFSVMMLDLMGGKKVEINPGVSETDMNLNKLQQGVFDGDIASAMAMLGTVQNDLVDVIKEVKISLTALNKTLLDKEFNSDLKTSVSNLVTLTENLNKLVLNNKEEINQLLKSGTELTKNANDFLKTNRDSISLTISSINSVLMVSKNLLVKVNDFMDKTDKNQNNLGKMLNDPDLMNDLKTTIQQARELIKVLMEQLKSKGVEVNAHIF, from the coding sequence ATGAAAGATCAGAGAAAAACAGAAATTAAAGTTGGTATTACCGTATTCTTCGGATTGCTCATATTCCTTTGGGTTCTAGGATGGGCAAAAAATTGGACCATCAATGCACAAAGGAAAGAAGTGAATGTTGAATTCCCTTCGGTCGCGGGACTTGAAGTTGGTGATCCGGTCACTATTAACGGTGTTAGGAAAGGTTACGTTGACGAGATTACTATCAAAAGTAATAAAGTTAACACATTGTTAAATTTACCTCTTGATGTTATCTTAAAAGAAGATGCTAAATTTTCTGTAATGATGTTGGATCTTATGGGTGGTAAAAAAGTTGAGATTAATCCCGGGGTTTCCGAAACTGATATGAATCTTAATAAATTGCAGCAAGGAGTTTTTGATGGTGATATTGCATCTGCTATGGCAATGCTGGGAACAGTTCAGAATGATCTCGTAGATGTAATTAAGGAAGTCAAAATATCACTTACGGCACTTAACAAAACGTTATTAGATAAAGAGTTTAATTCGGATTTGAAAACTTCGGTATCTAATCTCGTCACTCTTACGGAGAATCTTAACAAATTAGTTCTCAATAATAAAGAGGAAATAAATCAACTTTTGAAATCGGGAACTGAATTAACAAAAAATGCGAATGACTTTTTAAAAACTAACCGCGATTCAATCTCGCTAACAATATCCTCAATCAACAGTGTATTAATGGTTTCTAAAAATCTCTTAGTAAAAGTAAATGATTTTATGGATAAGACAGATAAGAACCAGAATAATCTTGGCAAAATGTTGAATGATCCGGATTTGATGAACGATCTAAAAACAACAATACAACAAGCCAGAGAACTTATAAAAGTACTTATGGAACAGTTGAAATCAAAAGGTGTAGAAGTAAATGCTCACATCTTCTAA
- the dacB gene encoding D-alanyl-D-alanine carboxypeptidase/D-alanyl-D-alanine-endopeptidase encodes MKFTVSKLIIIFFVSLSVLSAQQKDSLNEKKSVQILNPLVELRDQLDDYFNDPNFSSATWGVLVKSLKTGEIIYKRNADKLFIPASNMKLFTSAAALLLLGPNYIYETDFYVNGGLEKGVLKGDLIIQGSGDPTISSRFFPSNQIKIFENWADTLKSKGIWVISGNIFGDDTFFDNVGLGNGWTWDYESSWFEAPSGALSFNDNSIEVKIEPTEVNFPAKIIITPYTKYVSLVSKVITVDELGESSVSVQRQRGTNQINVTGNIKKDSQPIIEHVSISNPTMFFLTVLREVFERKGIVIQGRIGTIDSSKKNILPNDLTPLYTYRSVPLKIIIKELNKNSNNFYAEQLLKTIGLEIYNYGTIENGVKACKEIFNTMGINPENMMMADGSGLSRLDLVTPRQIINLLSFMYKSDEFPNFYESLPIGGIDGTLINRMKKTAAENNVHAKAGYNNNVSALSGYLKTISGEPLAFSIIVNNYLTPSTLANYIQDNVCNRLVNFIRN; translated from the coding sequence ATGAAGTTTACGGTAAGTAAGCTAATTATTATTTTTTTTGTTTCGTTGTCGGTTTTATCCGCTCAACAAAAAGATTCGTTGAACGAAAAAAAATCCGTTCAAATATTAAATCCGTTGGTAGAATTGCGTGATCAACTGGATGATTATTTCAACGATCCAAATTTTAGCAGTGCCACCTGGGGCGTTCTTGTTAAATCTTTGAAAACAGGTGAAATAATTTATAAGCGGAATGCTGATAAATTATTTATACCGGCATCCAATATGAAATTATTTACAAGTGCCGCAGCGCTTTTGCTTTTAGGTCCAAATTATATTTATGAAACCGATTTTTATGTTAACGGAGGGCTGGAAAAAGGTGTATTAAAAGGGGACCTTATAATTCAAGGTTCTGGAGACCCTACAATCTCAAGCCGGTTCTTTCCCAGCAATCAAATTAAAATTTTTGAAAATTGGGCTGACACACTCAAATCAAAGGGAATTTGGGTTATAAGCGGAAACATTTTCGGTGATGATACTTTTTTTGATAACGTCGGACTTGGAAACGGCTGGACCTGGGATTATGAATCAAGCTGGTTTGAAGCTCCTTCTGGTGCTCTGAGTTTTAATGATAATAGTATTGAAGTAAAAATTGAACCAACTGAAGTCAATTTTCCGGCAAAAATCATCATAACACCTTATACTAAATATGTTTCACTTGTTTCAAAAGTTATTACGGTTGATGAACTAGGTGAATCATCAGTATCAGTTCAACGTCAGCGCGGAACAAATCAAATTAATGTAACAGGAAATATCAAAAAAGATTCTCAACCAATTATCGAGCACGTTTCAATTTCCAATCCAACTATGTTTTTCTTGACTGTTCTACGTGAAGTTTTTGAAAGAAAGGGAATTGTTATTCAAGGACGAATAGGAACTATCGACAGTTCAAAGAAGAATATTTTACCCAATGATCTAACTCCTCTTTATACTTATAGATCAGTTCCATTAAAAATAATTATCAAGGAATTGAATAAGAACAGTAATAATTTTTATGCCGAGCAGTTATTAAAAACAATCGGTCTTGAAATCTATAACTACGGAACAATCGAGAATGGTGTTAAGGCGTGTAAAGAAATATTTAATACTATGGGTATCAATCCAGAAAATATGATGATGGCAGACGGTTCGGGATTGTCCCGTTTAGACTTGGTAACACCTAGACAAATAATTAACCTTTTGTCATTTATGTATAAGAGTGATGAATTCCCAAATTTTTACGAGTCACTTCCTATTGGCGGTATCGATGGGACATTAATTAACCGGATGAAAAAAACAGCAGCAGAAAATAACGTCCATGCTAAAGCAGGTTATAATAATAATGTATCTGCATTATCTGGATACTTAAAAACCATTTCAGGTGAACCGTTAGCTTTTTCGATCATTGTAAATAATTATTTAACCCCGTCAACACTCGCAAATTATATACAAGATAATGTATGCAATCGCCTCGTAAATTTTATTAGAAATTAA
- the ggt gene encoding gamma-glutamyltransferase, producing MLTSSKFMLVLFFILSLFSTTYSFKVIAAHSKHGMVVTANDIATDIGVSILKKGGNAVDASVAVGFALAVTFPSAGNIGGGGFMVIHLSNGKNTTIDFREVAPLAAYEKMYLDSIGNFIPELSQTGWSSTGVPGTVAGLIYALQKYGTMNIKEVIQPAIDLAEKGFVLNADMAESINFYYEDFLKIETSKKIFTKNGIKYVEGDTLIQKELANTLKLIRDNGEDAFYRGEIAAKFVAESKKNNGLFSLKDLEDYKVIERFPVEGFYRGYKIISMPPPSSGGICLIEALNVLENFSFNKESWNSAKYIHTLAEVMKHIYADRSEHMGDPDFYDVPTNYLTSKQYAAELKDEIGNYAVPSNKISAAKIPQHREKEETTHYSVADEFGNAVSTTYTLNGGFGNKFVVDGLGFLLNNEMDDFSAKPGAPNQYGLIGSKANSIQPKKRMLSSMTPTIILQDDKPFMVIGTPGGSTIITAVLQTVMNVINFNMSIYDAIAAPKIHHQWFPDQIDFEKPALSDETYKDLVSLGYKLNEVKSLGRLEGIIIDSSTKTFYGASDPRGFGKAAGW from the coding sequence ATGCTCACATCTTCTAAATTCATGCTGGTTTTGTTTTTTATCCTTTCACTTTTCTCCACAACTTATTCTTTTAAAGTAATTGCCGCACATTCAAAACATGGGATGGTTGTAACCGCAAATGATATTGCGACCGATATAGGCGTTTCAATTCTAAAGAAGGGTGGCAATGCGGTTGACGCTTCAGTTGCAGTCGGATTTGCACTGGCAGTAACATTTCCAAGCGCAGGAAATATTGGCGGCGGCGGATTTATGGTTATTCATCTTTCAAATGGTAAGAATACAACAATCGATTTTAGAGAAGTTGCCCCTCTTGCAGCATATGAAAAAATGTACCTAGATAGCATTGGAAATTTTATTCCAGAACTTAGCCAAACCGGGTGGAGTTCAACCGGTGTTCCGGGGACAGTCGCGGGATTAATTTACGCTCTTCAGAAATACGGTACAATGAATATTAAAGAAGTTATTCAGCCCGCGATTGATCTTGCAGAAAAAGGATTTGTCCTTAATGCAGATATGGCTGAATCAATTAATTTTTATTATGAAGATTTTTTGAAAATAGAAACTTCAAAAAAAATATTTACTAAGAACGGAATAAAGTATGTGGAAGGTGACACTCTGATTCAAAAAGAATTGGCAAATACTTTGAAATTGATTAGAGATAATGGCGAAGATGCTTTTTACAGAGGCGAAATCGCTGCTAAATTTGTTGCTGAATCGAAGAAGAATAATGGTTTATTTTCATTAAAAGATTTGGAAGACTACAAAGTTATTGAACGCTTTCCGGTAGAGGGATTTTATCGCGGATATAAAATTATTTCGATGCCTCCGCCATCTTCAGGCGGAATATGTTTGATCGAAGCGTTAAATGTTCTGGAAAATTTTTCTTTCAATAAGGAAAGTTGGAATAGTGCAAAATATATTCACACACTTGCAGAGGTTATGAAACATATTTATGCCGACCGTTCTGAACATATGGGCGATCCGGATTTTTATGATGTGCCAACAAATTATCTGACCTCTAAACAATATGCAGCTGAATTAAAAGACGAAATAGGAAATTACGCAGTTCCATCAAATAAAATCTCAGCCGCAAAAATTCCTCAGCATCGAGAAAAAGAAGAAACTACTCACTACTCAGTTGCAGATGAATTTGGGAATGCGGTTAGTACAACATATACGCTAAACGGCGGCTTTGGGAATAAATTTGTTGTAGATGGTCTTGGTTTTTTGTTGAACAATGAGATGGATGATTTTAGCGCCAAACCGGGAGCGCCAAATCAATATGGTTTGATTGGAAGTAAAGCTAACTCGATTCAGCCTAAGAAAAGAATGTTGAGTTCAATGACGCCGACAATAATTCTGCAAGATGATAAACCGTTTATGGTTATCGGTACACCGGGCGGTTCAACAATTATTACCGCGGTGCTTCAAACAGTTATGAATGTAATTAACTTCAATATGAGCATTTATGATGCAATTGCCGCTCCGAAGATTCACCATCAATGGTTTCCAGATCAAATTGATTTTGAGAAGCCGGCTTTATCTGATGAAACTTACAAGGATCTTGTCTCTCTGGGATATAAATTGAATGAAGTAAAATCTTTGGGACGTTTGGAAGGAATTATAATCGATTCAAGTACTAAAACATTTTATGGTGCATCAGATCCACGTGGATTTGGGAAAGCAGCTGGATGGTAA
- the trpS gene encoding tryptophan--tRNA ligase, with the protein MAKKRILSGMRPTGKMHLGNYVGALENWIKLQDEYQNYHLVADYHVLTTDLSTEDIYSNTIEMVTDWLAAGLDPEKSPIFRQSQIKEHTELFLIFSMLITKARLERNPTLKEQVRDLNIENLVYGHLGYPVLQAADILLYKGEVVPVGEDQLPHIEITREIARKFNTQYAIDNPVFPEPEGMITNFARLPGLDGQRMSKSAGNTILLSDEPDVVIQKLRKAVTDPQKLRKNDPGRPEVCLVFTYHKKFNLGEIPEIDTNCRSGALGCVDCKMRCASKINEVLAPILEKRKYYINDINKIKEILNDGESKAKVIAKQTMEEVHQKMKLG; encoded by the coding sequence ATGGCAAAGAAAAGAATACTTAGCGGTATGCGTCCCACCGGCAAAATGCATTTAGGCAATTATGTAGGCGCACTCGAAAATTGGATTAAATTACAGGATGAATATCAAAATTATCATCTTGTAGCAGATTACCATGTTTTAACAACAGATCTTTCAACCGAAGATATTTATTCCAACACAATCGAAATGGTGACGGATTGGTTGGCTGCCGGGCTCGATCCAGAAAAATCGCCCATATTCCGTCAATCTCAAATAAAAGAACATACAGAGTTGTTTCTAATATTTTCTATGTTAATAACCAAAGCCAGGCTCGAACGGAATCCAACATTGAAAGAGCAAGTGCGTGATTTGAATATTGAAAATTTGGTTTACGGTCACCTTGGTTATCCCGTACTACAAGCCGCAGATATATTGCTGTACAAAGGTGAAGTAGTTCCGGTTGGTGAAGATCAATTACCTCATATAGAAATTACACGTGAGATTGCTAGAAAATTTAATACACAGTACGCAATTGATAATCCTGTGTTTCCTGAGCCTGAAGGAATGATAACAAATTTTGCGCGTTTACCTGGACTCGATGGTCAGCGTATGAGCAAATCAGCTGGCAATACAATCCTTCTTTCAGATGAACCCGATGTGGTTATTCAAAAACTACGAAAAGCTGTGACCGATCCTCAAAAATTAAGAAAGAACGATCCCGGCAGACCCGAAGTTTGTTTGGTATTCACTTATCATAAAAAATTTAATCTGGGTGAAATTCCGGAAATAGATACAAATTGCAGAAGCGGTGCTCTTGGATGTGTAGATTGCAAAATGAGATGTGCTTCCAAAATAAATGAAGTGCTTGCGCCTATTCTTGAAAAAAGAAAATATTATATAAATGATATTAATAAAATAAAAGAAATCTTGAACGATGGCGAATCCAAAGCAAAAGTAATAGCAAAACAGACGATGGAAGAAGTTCATCAGAAAATGAAGTTAGGTTGA
- a CDS encoding HNH endonuclease, with product MNDYIKVPYKKIILTRRNILKRDGHKCAYCGRADLPLTIDHIIPRSKGGDDSWENLVAACLPCNNRKGSRTPEEAKLKMKIKPYAPNHIMFIRNNAGRLEDTWKQYLFQS from the coding sequence TTGAACGATTACATTAAAGTTCCTTACAAAAAAATTATTCTAACAAGAAGAAACATTTTAAAACGCGACGGACATAAATGTGCTTATTGCGGAAGAGCGGATTTACCTTTAACTATAGATCACATTATTCCGAGATCGAAAGGCGGGGATGATAGCTGGGAAAATTTAGTAGCCGCTTGTCTGCCTTGCAATAACCGCAAAGGAAGCAGAACACCCGAAGAAGCAAAACTTAAAATGAAAATCAAACCTTATGCACCGAATCATATCATGTTTATCCGTAATAATGCAGGCCGTTTGGAAGACACTTGGAAACAGTACTTATTCCAATCGTAA
- the scpB gene encoding SMC-Scp complex subunit ScpB — protein MDKIYNSVIEALIFASDDPITPTEITTAIKALDGSDTEITDDEIEETIDELNIKYEQNGNAFTILKIAHGFVHATKPDHAKYVGYLSTEKTKRRLSQAALETLAIIAYKQPLTKPELESIRGVNSDYTLNTLLEKNLITIQGRAETVGRPLLYITTEEFLKYFGLRTVSDLPKPREIEEIMKDEDFLEQKRRIMMSGIEEKAEEEELQSELEQENELEPESDLENENTTE, from the coding sequence ATGGATAAAATTTATAACTCAGTTATAGAAGCCTTAATTTTTGCATCAGACGATCCAATAACTCCGACGGAGATTACAACTGCAATAAAAGCATTGGACGGATCCGACACAGAGATTACTGATGATGAAATTGAAGAGACAATAGATGAACTAAATATTAAGTATGAACAGAACGGGAATGCTTTTACTATATTAAAAATTGCACATGGATTTGTACATGCTACGAAACCAGATCATGCAAAGTATGTCGGCTATTTGTCTACAGAAAAAACAAAAAGAAGATTAAGTCAAGCAGCACTTGAGACACTTGCAATTATTGCTTATAAACAGCCACTAACAAAACCGGAGCTTGAATCAATTCGGGGTGTTAACTCAGATTATACTCTTAATACATTGCTGGAAAAAAATCTTATAACAATTCAAGGGCGGGCTGAGACGGTTGGTCGTCCTCTTCTTTATATTACAACAGAAGAGTTTTTAAAATATTTTGGATTAAGAACCGTAAGCGATCTTCCTAAACCGCGCGAGATTGAAGAGATAATGAAAGATGAAGATTTCCTCGAACAGAAGCGTAGAATTATGATGAGTGGTATTGAAGAAAAAGCCGAAGAAGAAGAACTTCAATCGGAACTTGAACAGGAAAATGAATTAGAACCGGAGTCTGACTTAGAAAATGAAAATACGACTGAATAG
- a CDS encoding segregation/condensation protein A, translating to MYKIRLHEFEGPLDLLLFFLKRDELDIYDIPISKITKEFMDYLHLLEQLDLEVAGDFILMAATLMQIKVKMLLPKEIDEKGEEIDPRADLVRALIEYKRYKEMSEEMSFMESNMRKFNYRGNYEEDAKQAPNDYEVLLKNITIYDLIKAFKKALLDRPPEPVHQIKKWNVSIDEQMTYINSKLKENNNVSFLELMIEMHDKIRIVVTFIAMLEMVKAGTIGLRESINLNDFIIYGLSNG from the coding sequence GTGTACAAGATAAGATTACATGAATTCGAAGGTCCTCTTGATTTGCTTCTCTTTTTCCTAAAGAGAGATGAATTGGATATTTATGATATTCCAATTTCTAAGATCACCAAAGAATTTATGGATTACCTTCACCTTCTCGAACAATTAGATCTTGAAGTTGCCGGAGATTTTATTTTGATGGCAGCTACGTTGATGCAAATAAAAGTTAAAATGCTTCTTCCGAAAGAAATTGATGAGAAAGGAGAAGAGATTGATCCGCGTGCGGATTTAGTAAGAGCTCTAATCGAATATAAACGTTACAAAGAGATGTCCGAAGAGATGAGCTTCATGGAATCGAATATGCGTAAATTCAATTACCGTGGAAATTATGAAGAAGATGCCAAGCAGGCACCAAATGATTATGAAGTTCTCTTAAAAAACATAACAATCTATGATTTGATTAAAGCATTTAAGAAAGCATTGTTAGATCGTCCTCCAGAACCAGTTCATCAAATTAAAAAATGGAATGTTTCAATTGATGAGCAGATGACTTACATAAATTCTAAACTCAAAGAGAATAATAATGTTAGCTTTCTTGAATTGATGATTGAGATGCATGATAAGATCCGGATTGTCGTTACATTCATTGCAATGCTTGAAATGGTGAAAGCGGGAACTATTGGATTAAGAGAATCAATAAACCTAAACGACTTTATTATCTACGGATTATCAAATGGATAA
- a CDS encoding pseudouridine synthase, which yields MKIRLNRYLSECGIASRRKSEEFIKDGRVDINGKTVIDLAFTVDPDKDIIQLDGERIKPEKKVYYLLNKPKGYITSTDDEKGRKTVLDLIETKQKIFPVGRLDYDTTGVLLLTNDGDFTNYLTHPGNKIPREYKVTLHKPLEEEDRLKLIKGILLDRRKSRFIEIKFINKEDRNKVLVVAVEGRNHFVKNMFIALGYFVDRLERTNYGGLEVKGIPVGSYRILSHREIEKIYEVYGK from the coding sequence ATGAAAATACGACTGAATAGATATCTCTCCGAATGCGGAATTGCATCACGCCGTAAATCGGAAGAGTTCATTAAAGATGGGCGCGTTGATATAAATGGGAAAACTGTAATAGACCTTGCATTTACAGTTGATCCAGATAAAGATATTATTCAGCTAGACGGAGAAAGAATTAAACCTGAGAAAAAAGTTTATTACCTCTTAAATAAACCGAAAGGTTATATCACATCCACGGATGATGAAAAGGGCAGAAAAACAGTTCTCGATCTCATTGAAACAAAGCAAAAAATTTTTCCGGTTGGTAGATTGGACTACGATACCACAGGCGTTCTTCTTTTGACGAATGATGGAGATTTTACAAATTATTTAACGCATCCGGGTAATAAAATTCCCCGCGAATATAAGGTTACACTTCATAAACCTCTCGAAGAAGAAGACCGATTGAAATTAATAAAAGGAATTCTTCTTGATAGAAGAAAAAGCCGTTTCATTGAAATTAAATTTATTAATAAAGAAGACCGTAACAAGGTTTTGGTAGTTGCCGTAGAAGGCAGAAATCATTTTGTCAAAAATATGTTCATTGCTCTTGGATATTTTGTTGACCGCCTGGAGAGAACAAACTACGGTGGTCTGGAGGTTAAAGGAATTCCGGTAGGCAGTTATAGAATTTTATCTCATCGTGAAATTGAAAAAATTTATGAAGTTTACGGTAAGTAA
- the acpS gene encoding holo-ACP synthase, which produces MVLGIGIDIIEIERIQKSIDEYGDAFLKKIYTKTEIDYSLSRPNKYQHLAARFAAKEAIYKALSNDTDTVYSWQDVEIYNEVNGLPKVKFYGSLKDYLNHGKELKISMSHSENYVTCVAILYSTKNSE; this is translated from the coding sequence ATGGTTCTTGGAATTGGAATTGATATAATAGAAATTGAGCGCATTCAAAAGAGTATTGATGAGTACGGTGATGCTTTCTTAAAAAAAATATACACTAAAACTGAAATAGATTATTCACTTTCCCGACCGAATAAATATCAGCATCTCGCCGCACGCTTCGCTGCCAAAGAAGCTATCTACAAAGCACTTTCGAATGATACAGATACAGTTTACAGCTGGCAGGATGTAGAGATCTATAACGAAGTAAACGGACTTCCTAAAGTAAAATTTTACGGATCACTTAAGGATTATCTTAATCATGGTAAAGAATTGAAAATCTCAATGAGCCATTCCGAGAACTATGTTACATGTGTAGCAATTCTTTATTCTACCAAAAATTCAGAATAA